One genomic region from Diabrotica undecimpunctata isolate CICGRU chromosome 9, icDiaUnde3, whole genome shotgun sequence encodes:
- the LOC140450090 gene encoding uncharacterized protein, producing MHLAKAEEKMIVEKLISGVPSSRILEDSRKLETPKLERLALLTSKDLSNWSRKYNTYKKRDQNDMVATALKVQEWNANNKNYAFLFKKEDDAARCLAETSIIKSRHQEEINEFVRGKVEQTNVIQENTRRYLQNENFKNVIDSLHDLDDETYTQLHDTFMRDVQEARRKVKKEFQETPKDITKKQKMEKQEYFPSNKKRN from the exons ATGCATCTGGCAAAAGCAGAAGAAAAAATGATTGTAGAGAAGTTAATATCTGGGGTGCCATCCAGCAGAATTTTAGAAGATTCAAGAAAATTGGAAACACCAAAACTAGAAAGACTTGCCCTATTAACAAGTAAAGATCTCTCAAATTGGTCCAGGAAGTATAATACATATAAGAAACGAGATCAAAATGATATGGTAGCAACGGCTTTAAAGGTTCAGGAATGGAATGCTAACAACAAGAATTATGCTTTCTTATTCAAGAAGGAAG ATGATGCTGCAAGGTGTTTGGCAGAAACTTCAATTATCAAATCAAGGCATCAGGAGGAAATTAATGAGTTTGTCAGAGGGAAGGTAGAACAGACAAATGTGATCCAGGAAAACACCAGACGATATCTTCAAAATGAAAACTTCAAAAATGTCATAGACAGCTTACATGACTTAGATGATGAAACTTATACACAATTACATGACACATTTATGAGAGATGTTCAAGAAGCAAGGCGTAAGGTAAAGAAAGAATTTCAGGAAACCCCTAAGGATATTAcaaagaagcaaaaaatggaaaagcaggaatattttccttccaataaaaaaagaaactga